The following proteins are encoded in a genomic region of Gadus macrocephalus chromosome 19, ASM3116895v1:
- the LOC132447325 gene encoding mesoderm-specific transcript homolog protein-like, which translates to MREWWLLVGLICVPLMAVYLHIPPPTLSPALQKWHNSGESFNFKGSNIFYRDSLGAVGSSDVVVLLHGFPTSSYDWNKIWSALNQRFHRVVALDFLGFGFSDKPRGHRYSVFEQASVVEALLAHLGLGGQRVNLLAHDYGDTVALELLYRSDQNRTGHLTINSLCLSNGGLFPETHYPRWIQTVLKDVGLLSPVLTRLTNYMMFSRSVGQVFGPYTQPTDEEFWDMWTSLRFNDGNLVMDSVLQFLNQRAKHRDRWVGALTSTLVPLHMIYGPMDPVNPHPDFLLRYKYLVQRSTVTLLDKHIGHYPQLEDPLGFLNAYYGFINSF; encoded by the exons ATGGTGGCTTCTGGTGGGCTTGATCTGCGTCCCGCTGATGGCGGTGTACCTGCACATcccgccccccaccctctcccctgccCTGCAGAAATGGCACAATTCAGGGGAGAGTTTCAACTTCAAGGGAAGCAACATCTTCTATAGAG ACTCCCTCGGTGCTGTTGGAAGTTCGGATGTTGTCGTCTTGCTGCACGGATTCCCAACGTCTAGTTACGACTGGAACAAG ATCTGGAGCGCTCTGAACCAACGCTTCCACAGAGTCGTAGCACTGGACTTCTTGGGGTTTGGCTTCAGCGACAAACCT CGGGGCCACAGGTACTCGGTGTTCGAGCAGGCCAGCGTGGTGGAGGCGCTGCTGGCCCacctggggctgggggggcaacGGGTCAACCTGCTGGCCCATGACTACGGAGACACGGTGGCCCTGGAGCTGctctacag gAGTGACCAGAACCGAACAGGTCACCTGACCATCAACAGCCTGTGTTTGTCCAATGGGG GACTATTCCCAGAAACACACTACCCCAGATGGATTCAGACT GTTCTGAAGGACGTCGGCCTTCTGTCTCCTGTTCTGACGCGTCTCACCAACTACATGATGTTCTCCAGGAG tgtggggCAGGTGTTCGGGCCGTACACGCAGCCCACTGATGAGGAGTTCTGGGACATGTGGACGAGCCTGCGCTTCAACGACGGCAACCTGGTcatggacag tgttCTGCAGTTTCTCAACCAGAGGGCGAAGCACAGAGACCGGTGGGTGGGGGCGCTGACCTCCACGCTGGTTCCAT tGCACATGATCTATGGACCCATGGACCCGGTAAACCCTCACCCCGACTTCCTCCTGCGATATAA GTACCTGGTGCAGAGGTCCACCGTCACGCTGCTCGACAAACACATCGGCCACTACCCTCAGCTGGAGGACCCCCTGGGATTCCTGAACGCCTACTACGGCTTCATCAACTCCTTCTGA